In Tachyglossus aculeatus isolate mTacAcu1 chromosome 10, mTacAcu1.pri, whole genome shotgun sequence, the following proteins share a genomic window:
- the PLEKHA4 gene encoding pleckstrin homology domain-containing family A member 4 yields the protein MEDGRPRSSLSVSSSVSTASSLNLSSKPARPVSRVHAFGKRESALKRDPNLAVQIRGWLYKQDSSGLRLWKRRWFVLSGHCLFYYRDSREESVLGSVLLPSYSVRPDGPGMPRGRRFTFTAEHPGMRTYVLGADTQEDLRGWLRALGRAARAEGEDSFPSRGRPSLQPGPEGPGGPGGPPELGSGDEDRSAESLEVARISESQRGGGLPPSSPARPEPREPRSPPPRSPELFSPLSRPPSPLGLPRPRSAPARRPPPHAASCEELGRPSRPHTPVGRLDVRPQDWATATPRRPISRPSTPRRPLATEEGRARPPRKPLDWTQESGVSPGPSPYLQLPPRPPGSRTSLAALPGAHADSTLRRGAETDVLLNRLCGQDRLLRGLEEEMARRREEKEQLEAALELTRRQLSLVPDQEPAVAVTERIWTRQRLLQDRLVCVRAGLCQLTLEHERVWENYSGLEQELKTLRETLEYLLQLGSPQARASAQQQLWMVEDTLEGLGSPSSHKLPPYHLEAPGSPLLPRRSSPKLESPPQGSHLDLGIPGSPDLHWGSLPKERDTCSTPTGLSSPGSPSTPRPDIQLQLSPQPGAKSTARGVRPRMSAQEQLERMRRHQETCRPLPCPASLGPRGRLGSLGGARRTLSPSSQQPLQTPEPVNQVATLAPDSPEASDQPVVTEWIRSSGSWSSPRSPAPAYVPPPEGHRERVLSLSYALAAEASHWHRLLTGRSLAAAAGEPSQSSPVPRATPPTNPRGPRPPASTNESAESGPAPWGPSSGAGPAPSDEGPWPPRVTLLQSSF from the exons atggaggacggGAGACCCAGGAGCAGCTTGAGCGTCTCCAGCAGTGTCTCCACAGCCTCCTCCCTCAACCTCAGCTCCAAG CCGGCCCGGCCTGTCAGCCGGGTCCACGCttttgggaagagggagagcgcTCTCAAGAGAGACCCCAACCTGGCTGTGCAGATCAGGGGCTGGTTATACAAGCAG GATAGCTCAGGGCTTCGTCTCTGGAAACGTCGCTGGTTCGTCCTCTCCGGCCACTGTCTTTTCTACTACCGGG ACAGCCGGGAAGAGAGCGTCCTGGGCAGCGTGCTCCTTCCCAGCTACAGCGTCCGCCCAGATGGCCCCGGGATGCCCCGCGGCCGCCGCTTCACCTTCACC gcAGAGCACCCTGGGATGAGGACGTACGTGCTGGGGGCTGACACCCAGGAGGACCTGCGGGGCTGGCTCCGGGCCCTGGGCAGGGCCGccagggctgagggggaggacag tttccccagcaGAGGCCGCCCCTCCCTGCAGCCTGGCCCCGAGGGTCCCGGGGGGCCTGGGGGACCCCCCGAGCTGGGCAGCGGGGATGAGGACCGCAGCGCCGAGTCTCTGGAAGTGGCCAGGATCTCAGAGAGCCAGAGAGGAGGCGGGCTCCCCCCGAGCTCCCCAGCCCGTCCTGAGCCGAGGGAGccccggagccccccgccccggagCCCCGA GTTGTTCTCACCCCTGTCCCGGCCCCCGTCCCCACTGGGGCTGCCCCGGCCCCGTTCGGCCCCAGCCCGGCGGCCCCCTCCTCACGCAGCCTCCTGCGAGGAACTGGGCCGCCCATCCAGACCACACACGCCTGTGGGCCGCCTGGACGTCCGACCCCAGGACTGGGCCACTGCCACACCGCGCCGGCCCATATCCAGGCCTTCCACTCCGCGCCGGCCACTGGCCACTGAGGAGGGGCGGGCCCGGCCCCCCCGGAAGCCCCTGGACTGGACCCAGGAGTCCGGG GTGTCCCCTGGACCCTCCCCATACCTACAGCTTCCCCCTCGGCCGCCTGGGTCCCGGACCTCCCTTGCCGCTCTG CCTGGAGCCCATGCAGATTCTACTCTCCGACGAGGGGCTGAGACAGAT GTGCTGCTGAACAGGTTGTGTGGGCAGGACCGGCTgctgagggggctggaggaggagatggcgaggaggcgggaggagaag GAGCAGCTGGAGGCCGCCCTGGAGCTGACCCGTCGCCAACTAAGCCTCGTGCCGGACCAAGAGCCCGCAGTGGCCGTCACCGAGAGGATCTGGACCCGCCAGCGTCTTCTCCAGGACCGGCTGGTgtgcgtgcgggctgggctttgcCAGCTCACCCTG GAGCACGAGCGGGTGTGGGAGAACTACAGtgggctggagcaggagctgAAGACACTGAGAGAGACACTGGAATATCTGTTACAGCTTGGTTCTCCCCAG GCCCGGGCGTCTGCCCAGCAGCAGCTGTGGATGGTAGAGGACACTTTGGAGGGCTTGGGGAGCCCCTCTTCCCATAAGCTACCACCCTATCACCTAGAGGCCCCAGGTTCCCCTCTTCTGCCAAGAAGGAGCTCCCCTAAATTAGAG AGCCCGCCCCAGGGGTCTCACCTGGATTTGGGGATCCCAGGGTCCCCAGACCTCCACTGGGGGAGTCTCCCGAAGGAGAGAGACACCTGCAGTACACCAACAG GCCTCAGCTCCCCCGGGTCCCCCTCAACACCCAGGCCTGACATTCAGCTCCAGTTGTCCCCCCAGCCAGGGGCAAAG tccactGCCCGGGGAGTCCGACCCCGGATGAGTGCCCAAGAACAGCTGGAGCGGATGCGGCGCCACCAGGAGACCTGCCGGCCCCTTCCCTGTCCGGCATCCCTGGGGCCTCGAGGGAGGCTGGGCTCCCTggggggagccaggaggaccctTTCTCCATCCAGTCAACAGCCCCTTCAGACCCCGGAGCCAGTCAATCAG GTTGCCACTCTCGCCCCGGACTCGCCAGAGGCCTCGGACCAGCCTGTGGTCACAGAGTGGATCCGGAGTTCAGGATCCTGGAGCAG CCCCAGGTCCCCCGCCCCGGCCTACGTGCCACCCCCCGAGGGTCACCGGGAACGGGTCCTCAGCCTGTCCTACGCCTTGGCGGCCGAGGCCTCGCACTGGCACCGGCTTCTCacag GCCGGAGCCTTGCCGCCGCCGCCGGAGAGCCCTCCCAATCTTCCCCCGTCCCCCGGGCAACGCCGCCGACCAATCCCCGCGGGCCCCGGCCGCCCGCCTCGACCAATGAGAGCGCagaatcaggccccgccccctgggggCCCTCCTCAGGGGCTGGGCCGGCCCCCTCAGACGAAGGCCCGTGGCCTCCTCGCGTCACCCTGCTCCAATCCAGTTTCTAg